The Flammeovirga pectinis genomic interval AATTGTAAACTCTTTTTATTTGTATCCTTAAAAAGTGTAATAATAGCATTCTTAGAAAAGATAATTTTAGATAAAGGTCTAGAGAAACGACCATATAAAATACCGGTACTAAAAGCAGATAACAATAAACCATTAAAGGCTTCAATACTTGCAATTATTCCAATAACGTTACTTTCTGGTGCCATAGCCCCATACCCAACGGTAGTAAAAGTTTGGACGCTAAAGAAGAATGCTTGTGTGAAATTATCACTCATGTTATTGGTTACAATTACACCAGAAATATCTTCTAAACCACATGCCATGTATAGGAATGCATAAATAATATTGGTAGAAAGAATTACACTTCCAACAACAATCACAAATGGAAACCATCGGATAGATATTAACCAATGATAGGCATCTCTTACAAAATTTGCAGTACCTCTTCTTCTAACATTAAACGAACCATTGGAATTGATTATCCTTTTGGTTTCATGATCATATTGAACACCAACTCCAGGATCTTGTATTTTTGATGTTTTATCAGACATAAATTATTATTTGCTTAAGGTACCTCGTGTCCAAGTGAAGCTTCAAGAATTCTAAACCAATCCTCTCTTTCTAATTTTGTAGACAATACTTCTGCTGCAGTTTTTATTCGGCTTCCTTTAGTTGTTCCTAAAACAGGAGTAATTCCGGCAGGGTGTGTTAAATGCCACGCAAATATTGTTTGATCAATAGCTAAACCATATTTAACTCCAACTTCTTGAATAACCTTACGAAGATATATATTGTGATCAGATTCTCCCGAAAATATTTTTCCGTTTCCTAAAGGAGACCAAGCCATAGGCTTTATACCATGTTCTATACAGTTATCTAAAGAGCCATCAAACAATGCGTTTGTCTGTAAAGGTGAAATCTCAATTTGATTAATACTTAAAGGAGTAAATTTATTTAAAGCATTCACCTGATGCGGTAAGAAGTTACTTACACCAAAAGCTTTTACTTTCCCTTGATCTTTTAATGTTTGAAAAGCATCTACAACTTCCGTTGGATTTAATAAAGGATCAGGACGGTGTATTAGAAGGTAATCAATAACATCGATATGTAATTCTTTTAAAGAATTTTCAGCAGATGCAATGATATGTTTTTTAGAAGAATCATAAGATTTAATAGAATGTGAAGGTCTATTATCTGTCGTAAGCTTAATACCACATTTAGTAATAACCTGCATTTTAGCTTTAACTTCAGGAGATAATTTCACAGCTTCTCCAAATTTACTCTCAATTGTATATCCTCCATAGATATCTGCATGATCAAAACTAGTGATGCCAGCATCTATACTTTGATGGATAAGTGAGTTTATTTCTTGAGTAGATAGGTTTCCCCAATTCCATACTCCAGTGACAATTTTAGACAATTCTGTAGACATTGTATATTTGTATCGTTAATTTATAATTGAAAAAATGTATATTTACTATTTAGATTTCTATCTGCAAATGACTTTAAAGACTATATTCGAAACTTACTATGTTAAATAAGACTTTCCTAACTCAAATAGAGAAAGACAAAAATATTCCTTTTTTAGTAGTTCAGAAAAAGAATTTCTTATTAATTGAAAGTAATAAGGGTAGTGAGATTTTGCCTAATTTTTCTTCGGTAGAAGAAGTGAATTTCTTTGATTTCTGCCCTTCAGAGTGGAAAGGAATCTTTATTGGTTCATTTAAAGAGCTAAAGCCGGAAGAAAAGATTTTTCAAAAGCTATATAATCAAGAAGGAGAAAAGATAGAGATTGAACTAGATCTGATAGTACATGAGTTTATTGTAATTAAAAAGATCGTTGATGATAATTCATCAGCCTTATCCATTAGAGAAAAGCAATATCGAGAACTACTTTCTTTAAAAGATATTCAATTAAAAGCCAATCAATTTGATCAATTATTAGTAGACCTACTTTTAAAACATTCTGATGATGCAATTTTTTTAGTAGATCATGATTATGAATTTATTCATTACAATCAGGCGGCTAAATTGTTAAGAAGAAAATTGATGCATACTCCTAAAAAAGAGGGTGTAAAGTTTGACGAACTAGTCGATCGATATGAACGATTAAAAATAGGGGTTTCAAAAGCATTAAAAGGGGATGAATTTTTTTCAGAAATATCTTATGAATCAACAGTTGGCAAACCGATTTTCCTGAGAACCCATTACCAACCAATCAAAAATACAGAAGGAACGGTATTAGCTTGTTTAGTAATTAGTAAAGATGTTACAGCAAGGTCTACTATCGAAGAATTATTCT includes:
- a CDS encoding ion channel, encoding MSDKTSKIQDPGVGVQYDHETKRIINSNGSFNVRRRGTANFVRDAYHWLISIRWFPFVIVVGSVILSTNIIYAFLYMACGLEDISGVIVTNNMSDNFTQAFFFSVQTFTTVGYGAMAPESNVIGIIASIEAFNGLLLSAFSTGILYGRFSRPLSKIIFSKNAIITLFKDTNKKSLQFRIINKRANTLLNLRASVFISIQEPITTADGKEIHKRNFFDLSLERSKIMFMPLSWTLVHMIDEQSPLFGITQEEMIKRHAEVLITLKVYDETFGQDTYTYHSYYATDFLEGKRFIRNFQVDEAGDIILNVNDIHNIEDQPNYQK
- a CDS encoding aldo/keto reductase; translation: MSTELSKIVTGVWNWGNLSTQEINSLIHQSIDAGITSFDHADIYGGYTIESKFGEAVKLSPEVKAKMQVITKCGIKLTTDNRPSHSIKSYDSSKKHIIASAENSLKELHIDVIDYLLIHRPDPLLNPTEVVDAFQTLKDQGKVKAFGVSNFLPHQVNALNKFTPLSINQIEISPLQTNALFDGSLDNCIEHGIKPMAWSPLGNGKIFSGESDHNIYLRKVIQEVGVKYGLAIDQTIFAWHLTHPAGITPVLGTTKGSRIKTAAEVLSTKLEREDWFRILEASLGHEVP